In Phaeobacter gallaeciensis DSM 26640, a genomic segment contains:
- a CDS encoding MBL fold metallo-hydrolase has product MKTILTSTAAVLLSTAAFAADLTITAFSPNDGSLFPVSSNLIEGPNEVILVDAQFEKDDAEQLVDMIKATGKPLTTVFISHKDPDFYFGLDTIRAAYPDVKIVATPETVKGIEKTIQLKYDFWGPILDANAPSELIVPEVLEGDSLTVDGEAVQVIGLDGHDPVHTFLWVPSEKTALGGVVLYENVHVWMADNQTPESRDSWRATLDQILELNPDRIIPGHVIGDSAEDASIVDFTKEYVAAFEAAADKAEGSAELIAAMQTAYPNFENVSDLELSAQVIKGERSWP; this is encoded by the coding sequence ATGAAGACGATCCTCACTTCTACTGCAGCCGTGCTGCTTTCCACCGCAGCCTTTGCGGCTGATCTCACCATCACGGCCTTCAGCCCGAATGACGGCAGCCTATTTCCGGTCTCATCAAACCTTATCGAAGGCCCGAATGAGGTGATCCTGGTAGATGCTCAGTTTGAAAAGGATGATGCCGAGCAGCTGGTGGACATGATCAAGGCGACAGGTAAACCCCTGACGACCGTCTTTATCAGCCACAAAGACCCTGACTTCTATTTCGGGCTGGATACGATCCGTGCAGCCTACCCGGATGTCAAAATTGTCGCGACACCTGAGACCGTCAAAGGCATCGAGAAAACCATCCAGCTCAAATACGATTTCTGGGGCCCGATCTTGGACGCGAACGCCCCATCCGAATTGATTGTTCCTGAAGTTCTGGAAGGCGATAGCCTGACAGTGGATGGCGAAGCCGTCCAGGTCATTGGCCTCGATGGTCATGATCCGGTTCACACTTTCCTGTGGGTGCCTTCGGAAAAAACCGCGTTGGGCGGCGTTGTACTTTATGAAAACGTGCACGTTTGGATGGCCGATAACCAAACCCCTGAAAGTCGTGACAGCTGGCGCGCGACATTGGACCAGATTCTGGAATTGAACCCCGATCGGATTATTCCGGGCCACGTGATCGGCGATAGTGCAGAGGACGCAAGCATCGTTGATTTCACAAAGGAATATGTCGCCGCGTTCGAGGCAGCCGCGGACAAGGCAGAGGGTTCAGCCGAGTTGATCGCTGCGATGCAGACGGCCTATCCCAACTTTGAGAACGTGAGCGATCTGGAGCTAAGCGCCCAGGTTATCAAGGGCGAGCGTTCCTGGCCGTAA
- a CDS encoding MBL fold metallo-hydrolase — translation MKTALIAAAMAILTPAIAAAQSTDAFTHVGGNVYYFQNSSYNSLVVVTDEGTLVVDPNGRTAQQLQDNLPALTDQPVTHLIFSHSHGDHASGGDVYGGDVQAIAHSKAPATLGGVSLDVQFDQEHSFQLGENTIELTYLGPGDEEDMIATVVRPENVVFLVDVAAPERMFYASLGGDNVEGWYQQILTVEALDFDIFVPGHGRVGNHDDLTNVRLYMEELRADVLQGLQAGKSTNQLVEELIYPDRSHWQQYDTWRSSNVRGMAQHLINSGAVE, via the coding sequence ATGAAAACCGCATTGATCGCCGCAGCCATGGCAATCCTGACACCAGCCATTGCCGCAGCACAATCTACAGATGCCTTCACCCATGTCGGAGGCAATGTCTATTACTTCCAGAACAGCAGCTACAATTCGCTTGTTGTCGTCACCGACGAAGGGACCCTTGTTGTCGATCCGAACGGCCGTACGGCACAGCAGTTGCAAGACAATCTTCCTGCACTAACGGACCAGCCAGTGACGCATCTGATTTTTTCGCATTCGCATGGCGATCACGCCTCGGGCGGTGATGTCTATGGCGGCGATGTCCAGGCCATCGCGCATTCGAAGGCTCCGGCAACACTTGGAGGCGTAAGTCTCGATGTTCAGTTCGATCAAGAGCACAGCTTTCAGCTGGGCGAAAACACGATCGAGCTGACCTATCTTGGGCCCGGAGACGAAGAGGACATGATCGCAACGGTCGTGCGCCCCGAAAATGTTGTCTTTCTTGTCGATGTCGCCGCACCCGAACGCATGTTCTACGCCAGCTTGGGTGGTGACAATGTTGAAGGGTGGTATCAGCAGATACTCACCGTCGAAGCGCTCGATTTCGATATCTTCGTGCCGGGCCACGGTCGTGTAGGCAATCATGACGACCTAACAAACGTTCGGCTCTATATGGAAGAACTGCGCGCAGATGTTTTGCAAGGGCTGCAAGCCGGGAAATCGACGAACCAACTGGTCGAAGAACTAATATACCCAGACCGTAGCCACTGGCAGCAATACGATACTTGGCGGTCGAGTAATGTGCGCGGCATGGCTCAGCATTTGATCAACAGCGGAGCAGTTGAGTAA
- a CDS encoding LysR family transcriptional regulator yields MKKSNLNRLEYFVAIAEEGTITAAAERMRISKAVVSKQLQLLEEELGATLVVRNSRHLNLTETGQSFYEAARASVAQAEEAYEMVKQGRAEPTGNLRITAPLDMGVTYVSPVVAEFRIAYPAVTIDLMLSDTRFDPVEARFDIAYRVGWLADSANIARKLADFQQIVVASPDLVEQLGRPEHPERLAAFPFVEHRALPNSLSWKFIKATGETCNVQMNPALRADVTPAIKAMAIEGAGISILPDFFAKREIENGTLIRLVPDWALPTGGIYAVYPPTQFRSAATKGFAEMFAKRLRSSLA; encoded by the coding sequence ATGAAGAAATCAAATCTGAACCGACTAGAGTATTTTGTTGCTATCGCGGAAGAAGGTACCATCACTGCGGCCGCTGAACGAATGCGTATTAGCAAGGCAGTTGTCAGCAAGCAGCTTCAATTGCTGGAGGAAGAGCTTGGTGCAACGCTTGTTGTGCGCAACTCTCGCCACCTGAATCTCACGGAAACCGGACAGTCCTTCTATGAAGCCGCACGTGCATCAGTGGCGCAGGCCGAAGAAGCTTATGAAATGGTAAAACAAGGGCGCGCAGAACCAACTGGAAACCTGCGCATCACCGCCCCTCTCGATATGGGCGTTACATACGTTTCACCGGTCGTGGCCGAGTTTCGCATCGCCTATCCGGCTGTCACGATTGATTTGATGTTAAGTGATACGCGGTTTGATCCGGTCGAGGCACGATTTGACATTGCGTATCGGGTAGGCTGGCTTGCCGATTCCGCCAACATTGCGCGCAAGTTGGCCGACTTTCAGCAAATCGTAGTGGCGTCGCCTGACTTGGTTGAGCAACTTGGGCGACCAGAACATCCGGAACGATTGGCAGCGTTTCCATTCGTCGAACACAGAGCCTTGCCAAACTCACTGAGTTGGAAATTTATTAAAGCTACCGGTGAAACCTGTAACGTTCAAATGAACCCCGCGCTGCGAGCAGACGTAACACCAGCGATCAAGGCAATGGCAATCGAAGGGGCCGGGATCTCCATTCTGCCAGATTTTTTCGCTAAGAGAGAAATCGAAAACGGCACATTGATCCGGCTTGTTCCGGATTGGGCGCTTCCAACAGGAGGCATCTATGCCGTTTACCCTCCAACGCAGTTTCGATCAGCTGCGACAAAAGGCTTTGCAGAAATGTTTGCAAAAAGACTTCGCAGCAGTCTGGCGTAA
- a CDS encoding nuclear transport factor 2 family protein: MNYTAFAATKRSNFMSCKFTNTKITQYSIIGAVLFAFVSATTFAVNAQEQNMTPLEIVKSTYEGETSEENGRNLQAHLAPDAKWTEAAGFPYSGTYTGFDEIAKNVFARLASEWTDYRFVPENYVADDHRVVAYGTYYGTYNATGKAFSARVAHVWKVEDGKIVKFEQFVDSAPVKEAME, encoded by the coding sequence GTGAACTACACCGCATTCGCCGCGACGAAGAGAAGCAATTTCATGTCTTGCAAGTTCACGAATACCAAGATCACGCAATACAGCATCATTGGGGCTGTCCTGTTTGCGTTCGTTTCGGCGACAACATTTGCCGTCAACGCTCAGGAGCAAAACATGACTCCATTGGAAATTGTCAAAAGCACCTATGAAGGCGAAACCTCCGAAGAAAACGGTCGCAACCTTCAGGCGCATTTGGCTCCTGATGCCAAATGGACAGAGGCAGCGGGTTTTCCCTATTCGGGAACCTATACCGGTTTTGACGAGATCGCGAAAAACGTGTTTGCGCGGTTGGCTTCAGAATGGACCGACTATCGGTTTGTCCCTGAAAACTATGTAGCCGATGACCATCGCGTCGTCGCATACGGGACCTACTATGGAACGTACAATGCAACCGGCAAGGCATTTTCGGCGCGCGTTGCACATGTCTGGAAGGTCGAAGACGGCAAGATCGTTAAATTTGAACAGTTCGTCGACAGCGCGCCAGTAAAGGAAGCGATGGAGTAA
- a CDS encoding type II toxin-antitoxin system HipA family toxin: MGRKRSYTPLNVFLNSRLVGQLVREPSGGVSFAYTRDWLEWEHRMPVSLSLPLQENRYIGAPVMAVFDNLLPDSDLIRRKVAERVGAEGVDAFSLLSQIGRDCIGALQFLPDGQEPQPMSELTGEGVNEAQIGAILSDLDLAPLGIRRENDFRISVAGAQEKTALLRKDGQWIEPTGTTPTTHIIKPQIGRLPNGMDLSDSVENEYLCLKLMEAFGLRVANAEMAQFGEKKALVVERFDRRWTSVGRLIRLPQEDCCQALSVVPTQKYQNEGGPGISDIMDLLLGSDDPNKDRYDFFKANVLFWLLGATDGHGKNFSVSLLPGGRFRMTPLYDVLTVQPTVDARQIERKYFKLAMNFGNSNHYKVSNIVGRHIVETGVQSGLSRAVVQGLFEELQETSHAIVEATFNQLPADLPESLLASIDGALKARLHLLN, from the coding sequence ATGGGCCGCAAGCGCAGCTACACACCGCTGAACGTTTTCCTGAACTCGCGGCTCGTGGGCCAATTGGTACGTGAGCCCTCGGGCGGCGTCAGTTTCGCCTATACGCGAGACTGGCTCGAATGGGAGCACCGGATGCCTGTGTCGCTATCATTGCCATTGCAGGAAAACCGCTACATCGGCGCACCTGTGATGGCCGTCTTTGACAACCTGTTGCCCGACAGTGACCTCATTCGACGAAAAGTCGCAGAGCGCGTCGGGGCCGAGGGCGTCGATGCCTTTAGCTTGCTGTCCCAAATTGGGCGCGACTGCATTGGTGCGCTGCAGTTCCTTCCCGACGGGCAAGAGCCACAGCCAATGTCCGAGCTGACTGGAGAAGGTGTGAATGAAGCTCAGATTGGGGCAATTCTGAGCGACCTCGATCTCGCGCCACTGGGTATTCGCCGCGAAAATGACTTTCGCATTTCTGTCGCGGGCGCGCAGGAAAAAACAGCGCTGCTTCGTAAAGATGGCCAGTGGATTGAGCCAACCGGTACGACGCCAACCACGCACATCATCAAGCCGCAAATCGGCAGGCTGCCCAATGGCATGGATCTGTCTGACAGTGTAGAAAACGAATACCTTTGCCTCAAGTTGATGGAGGCGTTTGGGCTTCGGGTTGCGAATGCCGAGATGGCGCAATTCGGCGAAAAGAAAGCCTTGGTCGTTGAGCGTTTTGATCGGCGCTGGACGTCAGTTGGCCGCTTGATCCGTCTGCCGCAGGAGGATTGCTGTCAAGCATTGTCCGTTGTGCCTACCCAGAAGTACCAGAACGAGGGCGGCCCAGGAATCTCAGATATTATGGATCTATTGTTGGGAAGTGATGACCCCAACAAAGACCGGTACGATTTTTTCAAAGCGAATGTCCTGTTCTGGTTGCTGGGCGCGACAGACGGACATGGTAAAAACTTCAGCGTCAGCCTCTTACCCGGCGGTCGCTTTCGCATGACACCGCTTTACGACGTTTTGACGGTGCAGCCGACTGTCGATGCGCGACAGATCGAGCGAAAGTACTTCAAACTGGCCATGAATTTCGGCAACTCAAACCACTACAAGGTTTCGAATATCGTTGGTCGGCACATCGTGGAGACTGGAGTTCAATCCGGCTTATCCCGCGCTGTCGTACAGGGCCTATTCGAAGAACTGCAGGAGACCTCGCACGCGATCGTTGAGGCCACGTTCAACCAGCTTCCAGCGGATCTCCCAGAGTCGTTGCTTGCTTCGATCGATGGCGCGCTGAAGGCCAGGTTGCACCTGTTGAACTGA
- a CDS encoding dioxygenase family protein has protein sequence MTHSKSRRKILAGITSATGSLLLSRTALAADLTPRAAEGPFYPTRSMRVSDTDNDLVKIAGLVREAGGEIITLKGQITGRNGIPIAGARIEIWQCDVNGKYLHPGDDRPVPYDQGFQGFGHDITDDTGNYAFRTIRPTKYPGRTPHIHVKVLDGSRELLTTQFYIEGDPDNAKDGLHRRMSKAEARAVSMAFTEGPKGTETIVNIVV, from the coding sequence ATGACTCATTCAAAATCGCGCCGAAAAATTCTTGCTGGAATAACTTCTGCTACGGGAAGTTTACTCCTGTCCCGGACCGCATTGGCGGCCGATTTGACACCGCGCGCCGCAGAAGGGCCGTTTTATCCGACCAGATCGATGCGCGTGAGCGACACCGACAATGACTTGGTGAAGATCGCAGGGCTTGTTCGCGAGGCAGGCGGGGAAATCATCACGCTCAAAGGTCAGATTACCGGTCGCAATGGTATCCCGATAGCGGGTGCACGCATCGAAATTTGGCAATGTGATGTGAATGGAAAGTACTTGCACCCCGGCGATGATCGTCCGGTGCCCTATGATCAGGGTTTTCAGGGCTTTGGCCACGATATCACGGATGACACTGGCAACTATGCGTTCCGCACGATCAGGCCAACCAAGTATCCGGGGCGAACACCCCATATCCATGTGAAAGTCCTAGATGGAAGCCGAGAGCTTCTGACCACGCAGTTCTACATTGAAGGTGATCCTGACAATGCGAAAGACGGGCTCCATCGCAGGATGTCGAAGGCGGAAGCCCGGGCAGTATCCATGGCATTCACCGAAGGGCCGAAAGGCACAGAAACCATCGTAAACATTGTTGTCTGA
- a CDS encoding helix-turn-helix transcriptional regulator — protein MKHLVRTSKNLGHAIRQARKAKNLTQKELASMSGVWQETISKIENGSGGTKLETVFDLIAALELEITVTERSKGTSDGLEDIF, from the coding sequence ATGAAGCACCTCGTTCGTACATCAAAAAACTTGGGCCACGCAATTCGCCAGGCTCGGAAAGCAAAGAACCTTACCCAGAAGGAACTCGCCTCGATGAGCGGTGTCTGGCAGGAGACAATTTCCAAGATCGAGAACGGCAGTGGGGGAACCAAGCTGGAAACGGTATTCGATTTGATCGCGGCCCTGGAGCTCGAAATTACGGTGACCGAGCGCAGCAAGGGCACATCAGACGGGCTTGAGGACATTTTCTGA
- a CDS encoding glycosyltransferase family 2 protein, translating to MSDLPVIASLWIGGNLSYLEQTCLKSFADHGHRILLYTYETVDNCPPGVELMDANRIFPASDFIRHKVSGSPAVHADAFRYKMISMQNVIWVDADVLCVKPWDFRDQWVFGWEKTGRLVCNAVLGLPRFSRTLQRLNAFCENEYPIPPWAKGEERAQLEAAHAAGNPVHVSELKWGVWGPSALTYFLNETGEMAHVKPQMAFFQISFKERRNLLSPGYIVEKKIDDGCYGVHLWNRRLSRRLITHEGGIPHPESYLGRALIRHDIDAAAAPIPDRPPAGKPTQAELAASAQSSAPVAKSPPPAPARSTHPRLKMPLDQLVHSPHYQRAIDNLELRTETIGDRLSPLSEPISNDDILILTSMKNEAPFILEWVAYHKAIGAKHFLVYTNDCSDNTNEILDRLAELGLVTRVANPWDPTSGKKPQHVALADAMQQPVYKAADWVLTIDVDEFVNIHVGEGRFADLFKAAGDPNVISFTWKFFGNGGVANYKDRPIIEQFTACAPEFIPKPRLGWGFKSMLHKSAPYTKIGVHRPLKIDDEANVSQVRWVNGSGRVMPEMLLTNNGWRSTKRSLGYRMATLNHYVLRSADSFLVKRDRGRINHTEQDQGVEYWARRNYASETDARMHNRAPMMRSELDSLMADAKLASLHAEAVQWHKAKIADLKSKPEYAALYENLTDVARPDAIYLTKLEDQADINTPAGVQIPEPEALLLSPAQIKAKTQLLTEMIEGKIRKNDLDARAAELGADIDIADLAQQMQRTPAPAPSAPHDGTGTSGKTVIAASVQMAHTPPPARPAVAQPALRHAHIWLPKAPQSAAPTNGDARFTDMQSHAAQRAGFFWESDENALFFEPFGKRLVVTFDNIHVVQQKEGQRWPWGYKLLSQTLGCSVLGVIGAKRNWFRSSFVHDGFDHLRDSGFFEQFDEVLFYGASMGAYGALTYSQCAPGAKVFAIAPQTTLDRRILPDDNRWGWTARLDWDDRYADAAKATHLADDVVVLYDPYFAPDVDQVNRLHGDNIRKLRMPFFGHQLPQALANMEILKPMLSEICEGRLTSDRFYKLLRARRDLPRYQHDLLMKAEEKNHRKLAIQVCEYTLKKRDAKNIRNSLERLRAEVAETES from the coding sequence ATGTCTGACCTCCCAGTAATCGCCTCCCTCTGGATTGGGGGAAATCTGAGTTATCTTGAACAAACCTGTCTGAAATCATTTGCCGATCACGGACATCGCATCCTTCTTTACACCTATGAAACCGTAGACAATTGCCCACCCGGTGTGGAGTTGATGGACGCCAACCGGATTTTTCCGGCGTCAGATTTCATCCGCCACAAGGTGTCTGGCTCCCCGGCCGTTCACGCCGATGCCTTTCGCTACAAGATGATCTCGATGCAGAATGTGATTTGGGTGGACGCGGATGTCCTTTGCGTGAAGCCTTGGGATTTTCGGGACCAATGGGTGTTCGGCTGGGAAAAAACCGGGCGTCTGGTCTGCAACGCCGTTCTCGGCCTGCCCCGGTTCTCCCGAACGCTGCAACGGCTCAATGCCTTTTGCGAAAACGAATACCCGATCCCGCCTTGGGCAAAGGGGGAAGAACGCGCACAGCTTGAGGCCGCACATGCGGCTGGCAACCCGGTGCATGTATCCGAGCTGAAATGGGGCGTTTGGGGGCCCTCAGCATTGACGTATTTTCTCAATGAAACTGGCGAGATGGCCCATGTGAAACCACAGATGGCGTTTTTCCAGATTTCGTTCAAGGAACGCCGCAACCTGCTCTCGCCGGGCTACATTGTCGAGAAGAAGATCGATGATGGCTGCTATGGTGTGCACCTCTGGAACCGTCGCCTGAGCCGCCGCCTGATCACCCACGAAGGCGGCATTCCCCATCCCGAGAGCTATCTTGGCCGTGCGTTGATCCGCCATGACATCGACGCTGCTGCAGCCCCGATCCCGGACCGCCCACCGGCGGGAAAACCGACACAGGCAGAGTTGGCAGCAAGCGCCCAATCCTCCGCCCCGGTGGCCAAATCCCCTCCCCCTGCCCCTGCGCGCTCCACACATCCCCGCCTTAAGATGCCGCTGGACCAACTCGTGCATAGTCCGCATTATCAACGCGCGATTGACAACCTTGAGCTCCGCACCGAGACCATAGGCGACCGGCTTTCACCGCTGTCGGAGCCAATCTCAAACGACGATATCCTGATCCTGACCTCAATGAAGAACGAGGCGCCCTTCATTCTGGAGTGGGTCGCTTATCACAAGGCGATCGGGGCCAAGCACTTCCTCGTCTATACCAACGATTGCAGCGACAACACGAATGAGATCCTGGACCGCTTGGCAGAGCTGGGTCTGGTCACCCGTGTCGCCAACCCTTGGGATCCGACCTCCGGCAAGAAGCCTCAGCATGTGGCGCTGGCTGACGCCATGCAGCAACCCGTGTATAAGGCTGCGGATTGGGTTTTGACCATTGATGTCGATGAATTTGTGAACATCCATGTCGGCGAAGGACGTTTTGCCGATCTGTTCAAAGCGGCTGGTGACCCCAATGTCATCTCCTTCACTTGGAAATTTTTCGGCAATGGTGGCGTTGCCAACTATAAAGACCGCCCGATTATCGAACAGTTCACCGCCTGCGCGCCTGAGTTCATTCCCAAGCCACGACTGGGCTGGGGGTTCAAAAGCATGCTGCATAAGTCTGCGCCCTACACCAAGATCGGCGTCCATCGCCCGCTGAAGATCGACGACGAAGCCAATGTCTCGCAGGTGCGCTGGGTCAACGGCTCCGGGCGGGTCATGCCGGAGATGCTGCTGACCAACAACGGCTGGCGCTCCACCAAGCGGTCACTTGGGTATCGCATGGCGACGCTAAATCATTACGTGCTGCGCTCCGCCGACAGTTTTCTGGTGAAACGGGACCGCGGCCGGATCAACCACACCGAACAGGATCAGGGCGTCGAGTACTGGGCGCGGCGCAACTACGCCTCTGAAACCGACGCTCGTATGCACAACCGCGCGCCAATGATGCGTTCCGAGTTGGACAGTCTGATGGCCGATGCCAAACTGGCAAGTCTGCATGCGGAAGCGGTTCAATGGCACAAGGCCAAGATCGCTGATCTGAAATCAAAACCGGAATACGCCGCACTTTACGAAAACCTGACGGACGTCGCGCGCCCCGATGCGATATATCTGACCAAGTTGGAAGATCAGGCCGATATCAATACCCCTGCGGGTGTCCAGATCCCCGAACCCGAGGCGCTGCTGCTCTCACCCGCCCAGATCAAGGCGAAAACCCAGCTGCTGACGGAGATGATCGAGGGGAAGATCCGCAAAAACGATCTGGACGCGCGCGCAGCAGAATTAGGCGCTGACATTGATATCGCAGACCTTGCCCAGCAGATGCAGCGCACGCCTGCACCCGCGCCTTCGGCCCCCCACGATGGGACCGGAACATCTGGGAAAACGGTCATAGCAGCATCTGTCCAGATGGCTCATACGCCCCCACCGGCACGGCCTGCCGTCGCCCAGCCAGCCCTTCGTCACGCGCATATCTGGCTTCCCAAAGCGCCGCAAAGCGCAGCCCCGACCAATGGGGATGCAAGGTTCACAGACATGCAGAGCCATGCCGCTCAGCGCGCCGGCTTTTTCTGGGAAAGCGATGAAAACGCACTGTTCTTCGAGCCTTTTGGCAAACGGCTTGTGGTCACCTTTGACAATATCCATGTGGTTCAGCAAAAAGAGGGCCAGCGCTGGCCCTGGGGCTACAAACTACTATCGCAAACCTTGGGCTGTTCGGTCCTCGGTGTGATTGGAGCCAAACGCAACTGGTTCCGCAGCTCCTTTGTTCATGATGGATTTGATCACCTGCGCGACAGTGGTTTCTTTGAGCAATTTGACGAAGTGCTGTTCTACGGGGCCTCTATGGGGGCCTATGGGGCGCTGACCTATTCGCAATGCGCACCGGGCGCCAAGGTCTTTGCCATAGCCCCGCAGACCACACTGGACAGGCGCATCCTGCCCGATGACAATCGTTGGGGCTGGACCGCACGGCTGGACTGGGATGATCGCTATGCGGATGCGGCCAAGGCGACGCATCTCGCCGATGATGTGGTGGTGCTCTATGACCCCTACTTTGCCCCCGATGTGGATCAGGTAAACCGGCTGCACGGCGACAATATCCGCAAACTGCGGATGCCGTTCTTCGGCCACCAGCTACCGCAGGCGCTGGCAAATATGGAAATCCTGAAACCCATGCTAAGCGAAATCTGCGAAGGTCGCTTGACCAGTGACCGCTTCTATAAACTGTTGCGCGCCCGTCGGGATTTGCCGCGTTACCAGCATGATCTGCTGATGAAGGCAGAAGAGAAGAACCACCGAAAGCTCGCCATTCAGGTCTGCGAATACACGTTGAAAAAACGCGATGCCAAGAACATCCGCAATTCGCTTGAACGGCTGCGTGCTGAAGTCGCCGAAACAGAGAGCTAA
- a CDS encoding DsbA family protein, protein MTRFTYIYDTYCGWCYGAAPVINALIECGADVTVMHRHLFQGANAYRMGDGFGRMALEYDRRIERLTGQEFSPAYVQDIIRNPDEVLDSGLTAYAAALVHDQRAMAEMKLAQILQRARYVDGVSAGNSEAVRSALLEFGVNRPLDEGRNHARQISTNAANLQSRVGSQGVPTLVMQTDGGTTQVDVSTYYNFPEEIAALAA, encoded by the coding sequence ATGACGCGCTTCACCTATATCTACGATACCTATTGCGGCTGGTGCTATGGCGCGGCTCCGGTGATCAATGCGCTGATTGAGTGTGGTGCTGATGTCACCGTCATGCATCGCCATTTGTTCCAAGGCGCAAATGCATACCGAATGGGCGATGGCTTTGGGCGAATGGCTTTGGAATACGATCGGCGTATCGAACGGCTGACCGGCCAGGAATTCAGTCCTGCTTACGTTCAAGACATTATTAGAAACCCGGATGAAGTTCTGGATTCCGGTCTGACCGCATACGCCGCTGCCTTGGTCCACGATCAACGCGCCATGGCGGAGATGAAGCTGGCACAAATTTTGCAACGGGCACGTTATGTCGACGGTGTTTCTGCGGGTAACAGCGAAGCGGTCCGTAGTGCGCTGCTTGAGTTTGGCGTGAACCGTCCGTTGGACGAAGGCAGAAACCACGCCCGGCAGATCAGTACGAACGCTGCAAATTTGCAATCACGGGTCGGGTCGCAAGGTGTCCCGACTCTGGTGATGCAAACCGACGGCGGAACAACCCAAGTCGACGTCTCAACCTACTACAACTTTCCTGAAGAGATCGCGGCATTGGCCGCATAA
- a CDS encoding glycosyltransferase family 2 protein encodes MTASPSAAKAKRLIITCMKNEGPFILEWVAHHRAIGFDHMLVFTNDCDDGTVELLDALATRGYITRMDNPYQEMGSGYNPQKGALKFAESLDLVQQAEWVLVSDVDEFVNIHVGDGDLDSLFAATNDPDMISMQWRLFGNSFRNSYDDVLLTQEHSYCAPKYCPAPIQAWGIKTMFKTAGDYVAGSYDRIGVHRPLKRRIEGMPKWVAGSGKPVPEDMADQGWRFGIRDHGYDVVTLNHYAVRSTESFLVKRDRGRVNHVERDQGLAYWMRMNFNMEQDTSIQRRLPATKKELTRLKRLKGIKALHEAAVTAHRSKITDLMAREDMKRFYDEITSPKLTLLSRHLNFVSRAQFNDGPDAISADLIDRLEQVPVL; translated from the coding sequence ATGACCGCCTCCCCCAGCGCCGCCAAGGCAAAGCGCCTGATCATCACCTGTATGAAGAACGAAGGACCCTTCATTCTGGAATGGGTGGCTCACCACCGTGCCATCGGGTTTGACCATATGCTGGTCTTCACAAACGACTGCGACGACGGCACCGTTGAGCTGCTCGATGCGCTGGCCACCCGTGGTTACATCACCCGCATGGACAACCCTTATCAGGAGATGGGCAGCGGCTATAATCCCCAGAAGGGCGCGCTGAAATTCGCCGAGAGCCTCGATCTGGTCCAGCAGGCAGAATGGGTTCTGGTCTCCGACGTTGATGAATTCGTGAATATCCATGTCGGGGATGGGGATCTCGACAGTCTCTTTGCCGCCACCAATGACCCCGACATGATCTCGATGCAGTGGCGCCTGTTCGGCAACAGCTTCCGAAACAGCTACGACGACGTCCTGCTAACGCAAGAGCATAGCTACTGCGCACCGAAATACTGCCCTGCCCCGATCCAGGCCTGGGGCATCAAGACCATGTTCAAGACCGCCGGCGACTACGTTGCCGGCAGCTATGACCGTATCGGCGTCCACCGTCCACTCAAACGACGGATTGAAGGGATGCCCAAGTGGGTCGCAGGTAGCGGCAAACCGGTGCCCGAAGATATGGCCGATCAGGGCTGGCGCTTTGGCATTCGTGACCACGGCTACGATGTGGTGACCCTCAACCACTACGCCGTGCGCAGCACCGAGAGCTTCCTCGTCAAACGCGACCGTGGACGTGTCAACCATGTCGAACGCGATCAGGGGCTGGCCTATTGGATGCGCATGAACTTCAATATGGAGCAAGATACCTCTATCCAACGCCGCCTCCCCGCCACGAAAAAAGAGCTAACCCGCCTCAAACGTCTCAAAGGCATCAAAGCACTGCATGAGGCCGCCGTCACCGCCCACCGCAGCAAGATCACAGACCTGATGGCCCGTGAGGATATGAAGAGGTTCTACGATGAGATCACCTCGCCCAAGCTGACGCTTCTGTCGCGACACCTGAACTTTGTCTCCCGCGCACAGTTTAACGACGGCCCCGACGCGATTTCTGCCGACCTGATAGACCGGCTGGAACAGGTGCCCGTGCTCTAG
- a CDS encoding DoxX family protein, with amino-acid sequence MNKLIAALNNQSLRVLSILRIMTGLLFAAHGAQKILNFPAPPEWEVATFSMPWFAGMMELFGGALIVLGLFTRPVAFLLSGLMASAYFIAHAPQNFYPILSGR; translated from the coding sequence ATGAATAAACTGATAGCAGCTCTGAACAATCAATCTCTGCGGGTTCTCAGCATTCTGCGGATCATGACGGGTCTTCTGTTTGCGGCTCATGGAGCACAGAAAATATTGAACTTCCCCGCGCCGCCAGAGTGGGAGGTCGCGACATTCTCGATGCCATGGTTTGCTGGCATGATGGAGCTTTTCGGCGGTGCCTTGATTGTTCTGGGCCTTTTTACGCGCCCGGTCGCGTTCCTTCTGTCCGGTTTGATGGCCAGCGCCTACTTCATTGCCCACGCCCCGCAGAACTTTTATCCGATCCTGAGTGGCCGGTGA